From Camelina sativa cultivar DH55 chromosome 5, Cs, whole genome shotgun sequence:
GAGTCGCCGTTGTTAATGACGgttgatttgttagatctattcgattcgatggctgatttactttttgttttatgttgcggctcagttattttagggtttatggctgatttgttagatttattcgattcgatggctgatttactgtttgttttattttgctgaCGGATGAGTTGTGACTGagatattttgtgctttagatctgagttatgtgtttgtggctgagttatgttatgctttgtgtatgagtttgttttatgttatggctgattcattttatgatttacttatgaactataacagatgtcgatggtgattatttcttctgaagaacaagcaagggattaccccccaagaCTATACGCTAAAATAGAGTCTAGagatataaacacaaatttcaggatgaaagaattccctcagattagggaatcaataggactggatgcgtgggaagaaacgaagaaagtacctattggaataatctctaagctagttgatagccaattcgtctggtctggtaaggttgttcatttcctactatgtaaccagttaagggtacataagaaggagctttggtttgtggtcggcggtcaacctatcaggtttgggttgaatgagtttcattttctgacggggttaaacatagacccaatgcctactgaacggtttgaacttgaagaggaacacaaagatttcttcagacttttgaaagtgcctggtggggcaggtccaacgctacttgaactcagggaagcattaagagtgtgccggggatgggttaaccttgatcatcgtaaatggttggggctgttgcttcttcaacacattggactttatggtttgcatcataactctagaattccatatgaaagtgccaaaagagtttttgatgatgaagcaatgaagacgtatccgtggggtcggtcagcatttgaagctcttgttgattccataaagatgttgaaccctacgggaaagtcgtacaccctcagtgggtttacacccgtgttacaggcttgggcgtatgagtccatcaaatgctttggagaacggtttgggaatgcatcagctaatgatggtggcataccgatgcttcaatggggtggaaaccgtacacgttcatcGCTGGAAACCgcaattgctgaagagatcaaagcgcttggtgaggtaaggtttatatctggttgagtgattgtttagtaatggatgagttatgatgtagttatggctgagttattgtttagtaacggctgagttatgttttagtaatggatgatttatgctttagtgttggctgagttatgttttagtaatgactgatttatgctttcattagtaatgactgagttaaaacttactgatgggtttcataatctcttatgttacagctgcgtgtgattaatatggttatgaaggaaaatggctgCGAGCTATTTCATTCGtggccagaagaagaagacgacccagcaatcgatcgcctgatcgaagacatacatctgaatacgtttgttaaaggtttttgggatgttaaggggagtgataagaagaaaaagaaaaagaaagctgaagcagttgttgagtctgaatctcctcccgcaaagaagcggacagttcagaagatgaaagtttccaacagtcaggaaACTAGTGAAGGAGTTgcacaggagaggaagaagaaaggaaaaaaggtaagtgaggaggaagatgctggGGAAGATGATCTCTACGAATTGATCTCTAAGTTATACACAAGGTTTGACACCGTTGATAGGAACATTGAAAATGTATCGgcgaatctggagaagaagatggatgaaaggattgaaaccaggcttggatcttttgagacggacctcaaacagatgaaagagctcGTGCTTTCAAAGAGCACGACTGACCAGACTTTAAAAATGGGACAGGAACTAAATAACCTGGGACATGGACAGGAACTTCAGACATCAAAAGGTCCACCAAAAGTtccggtaatgtctggtttatctttgttttatggctgatttttcagaatgtttaggctgagttattataatttcaattgtcttcgctatgatatacaggaaaagaactctttgacttctcctaagaagtctccagatgctaagaaaccagctgatacgaaaacagggacttccacgaggagaaatgccaaagagttagaggcgtcagagaaggccaaagagttagaggcgggagagccggtaatgtctggtttatctttgttttatggctgatgtttcagaatgtttaggctgagttattataattttaatttttttcgctatgatatacaggaaaagaactctttgacttctcctaagaagtctccagctgctaagaaaccagctgatacgaaaacagggccttccacgaggagaaatgccaaagagttagaggcgtcagagaaggccaaagagttagaggcgggagagccggtaatgtctggtttatctttgttttatggctgatgtttcagaatgtttaggctgagttattataattttaattgtcttcgctatgatatacaggaaaagaactctttgacttctcctaagaagtctccagctgctaagaaaccagctgatacgaaaacagggccttccacgaggagaaatgccaaagagttagaggcgtcagagaaggccaaagagttagaggcgggagagaaggtaatgtctggtttatctttgttttatggctgatttttcagaatgtttaggctgagttattataatgtctgatttatctttgttttatggctgatttttcagaatgtttaggctgagttattataattttaatatacaggaaaagaactatTTGACTTCTCCAGatgctaagaagtctccagctacTAAGagaccagctgatacgaaaagacggccttccacgaggagaaatgttaaagagttagaggcggcagaggaggccaaagagttagaggcggcagagaaggccaaagaagtagctgcgttAAAGAAgcccaaagaagtagctgcggcaaagCAGGctaaagaagtagctgcggctggaggtagaggtggaggtagaggtagaggtagaggtagaggtacaGGTAGAGGTacaggtagaggtagaggtagaggtagggCGCCTACAAATCCTACTGCTGCTGTTGTGGCTGCTGGTGTTAAGCCGTTGAAATTTGTACTACCTGGAGGTtcagaagctggtgcagaagctggtgcagaagatATTACAGACGAGTATTTTGCTGAAGCCGACtcacttgaacctgaatctgaggatgatgaggaggaaaagattaggcttgatagaattaaagctttaaggctggagagtgttaagctgtcagcggatgggagtgcattgaatacacaacaagatcaTCCAAGCTGGATTTTCCCTaatattggagacaacggactgacgtgcatgaggaagaactgttcacctggacctggaatatatgatcctctggcacctgttgatccggtgaagttgcagaaacttttggagtacctaaagaaagccgagtatgaccctttagacccttttgcttaacaagttaataacagcttgttaacattatattaacttgtgtttatttgtttgttaggaatatCCCGTTAGGCAAAGGCGGAAtggaaattgaattctatagggtGCTAATGACCGAACGAAAGGAATGGCCAGTGAAGCCAGAAGAATATGGTAAATATGGGTGGCttactgatgaagtaagtttatcttaatgtcttagttattgttgtcgttgtctgacttatattacattatggctgCGTTGTTGTTTACTACTCAGTTTTCTGTTGTACAGCACTTGGGCGCGTTTATGAGAGTCCTTAGGTGtaggtacaaacgagatcccttcccattccacaacaaacgcattgcgtttatagacccgtggttcaccagtGAAATGGTTCACCGTCATTATCCGTTGTTCAAGTCCGAACCCAAGTTTTTTACAATGACTGGCAATTGTTATGAAGAAttagttaaaggtttgattccatcagatgaacaaactaatttgaagtggatagaagatgtggatcacctgtatattgctccacaaattggaggcgatcactgggtggcgctgcacgtggatctcaacagaaggcatattgattgctatgatagcatcgtgggacaagtaaccggagagagtgagcttagaatgctgaatgcttgtagggcgtttacgcggatgattccagcaatgatgaacgcgaacgttcctcacgaaattcgtacacctacttacaaacagtttaccttcaggaggaggacagtctccaaggtccctcaaaacgtacaggttggtgactgtggcgtgtacgctttaaagtttatagaatgtctagcgcttggtgtgtctttcgatggaatctgtgatcaaaacatccagggtatacgtgttaaaatggcagcagaaatcttCGATGAgtcacctgattttatgaatcagttcacgtaaaaaacatttgtatttcttttggtaggtagGAATTGCActttggatatgtaaaaaaacctttggatttcttttggtaggaattgtacttggatatgtaaaaaaacatctggatttcttttggtaggaattgtacttggataagaaagttctttgtttagtatcttttcaatgttacggctgagttatgtacttcacacggctgagttataattaaatattgaataaacatatatgttatggctgagttatatatttcgaacggctgagttatctacTTCGTACGGAtgagtgagttatggctgagttatgtacttggtACGGCTTCGTTTAGTCTTTCGTGCCGTGCCTCGATATTactaaaagtgttgttggggaagcccaaacaataattctgtgcctgctcagatccacacgcgtaatcaatttataaagttagttttttcacaatatattatacaaaataattaaaaaattgaactcaaaattcgaataaaaaatcttaaaattccgacaaagtgactaagtgatggctgagttattgacttacacggctgacttataaaatatttgtaaatttacattattataactcaacatttaaatgtaaaattgaattatgaatattacaattattataaccaataaaaagtaataattatagagaaagattgatttttacacattctcaccaaggatgtgtaaaacatacaacacatgacgtttaggggttagggttagggttagggttggggtttagggtttgagatgtagggttcagattatttgatttttggatttggttctaATGTATTTTAACGTGTATgatttaaggtggtaatatggatataataatattattaccatttgaatatttttttaaaaaatcataaaatcaaaaaaaaaaattggttatttTCAGTTATGGGTAggttatattaatatctaacaataaataacccaaaatatattgtaattaagtagattagcctaatataacagAAATTAAGCAGAGTATAtccgaaattaattaaacataccaattcaaaaatatcaaattggaaaatttattttatcggtcggttcggtttagtcgattatttagtcattctaataaataacccaaaattcaattgtattaaagtagattagcctaatatagcCAAAATTAAGCCGAATATATCcgaaataaaccaaacataccaattcaaaaatatcaaattggaaaatttattttatcggtCGGTTCGGTtaagtcggttatttagtcattctaatttgagggttggctgagatatcgtctattgacggctgagttataattgaTCAGCGAAATTCTTGGGACGCAGCGAAAATCTCACTGCACTCTGATTGGTGGATTCAGCGGNNNNNNNNNNNNNNNNNNNNNNNNNNNNNNNNNNNNNNNNNNNNNNNNNNNNNNNNNNNNaggtcgattaacttaatataaccgatagcaagccgaatataactgtatttaaccgaaaataatggaaaagtagtttccggtttggttcggttggTCGGTTATTTATTCATTCTAATTtggggttggctgagttatggtaaagtcagcctatgacggctgagttatagtttttttaccatacctcagccgtaactacatctcataagtcagccatttttcataactcagccagtcggaaaatggcaactcagccgtgtcgttgtgataactcagtcaaaattttgacaactcaaccgtgTCGtagcgataactcagccaaaatcttgacaactcaaccatcaggtgaaaactcagccattactacagctgagttatgcgcataactNNNNNNNNNNNNNNNNNNNNNNNNNNNNNNNNNNNNNNNNNNNNNNNNNNNNNNNNNNNNNNNNNNNNNNNNNNNNNNNNNNNNNNNNNNNNNNNNNNNNNNNNNNNNNNNNNNNNNNNNNNNNNNNNNNNNNNNNNNNNNNNNNNNNNNNNNNNNNNNNNNNNNNNNNNNNNNNNNNNNNNNNNNNNNNNNNNNNNNNNNNNNNNNNNNNNNNNNNNNNNNNNNNNNNNNNNNNNNNNNNNNNNNNNNNNNNNNNNNNNNNNNNNNNNNNNNNNNNNNNNNNNNNNNNNNNNNNNNNNNNNNNNNNNNNNNNNNNNNNNNNNNNNNNNNNNNNNNNNNNNNNNNNNNNNNNNNNNNNNNNNNNNNNNNNNNNNNNNNNNNNNNNNNNNNNNNNNNNNNNNNNNNNNNNNNNNNNNNNNNNNNNNNNNNNNNNNNNNNNNNNNNNNNNNNNNNNNNNNNNNNNNNNNNNNNNNNNNNNNNNNNNNNNNNNNNNNNNNNNNNNNNNNNNNNNNNNNNNNNNNNNNNNNNNNNNNNNNNNNNNNNNNNNNNNNNNNNNNNNNNNNNNNNNNNNNNNNNNNNNNNNNNNNNNNNNNNNNNNNNNNNNNNNNNNNNNNNNNNNNNNNNNNNNNNNNNNNNNNNNNNNNNNNNNNNNNNNNNNNNNNNNNNNNNNNNNNNNNNNNNNNNNNNNNNNNNNNNNNNNNNNNNNNNNNNNNNNNNNNNNNNNNNNNNNNNNNNNNNNNNNNNNNNNNNNNNNNNNNNNNNNNNNNcgtatcgtttgataagtcagccgtaactgaaaaacattctagtaattaatcttttgccaataagtcagccgtcaaacggctgacttgtcgataagtcagcctatgacggctgagttatagtttttttaccatacctcagccgtaactacatctcataagtcagccatttttcataactcagccagtcggaaaatggcaactcagccgtgtcgttgtgataactcagtcaaaattttgacaactcaaccgtgTCGTAGCGATAACTCAGCTAAAatcttgacaactcaaccatcaggtgaaaactcagccattactacagctgagttatgcgcataactcagccaaatttaataagtcagccataacgcttggctgacttatgagcataactcagccagattttcataagtcagctCTTGACGGAGCAATGAAGATCCAGAAACGAAACTCTTGACGGGGATCCAGGTCTGTGTCAAAGCGCTCATGCTGAAACCTTAGATCCACCGAGACAATTGCATGATCTCCCGCAAGATCCACAATGCCTGGATTTGCATCAGCTTATGGTCCAGCAGAAAGAAGACTAAGAAGTTGTAGGAGGACCAAATCTTCAAGTTCCCCATGTGTATACACATCGGAAAAACAGTGGGGGTTTGGCAACAAGACTTCATCAATAGCTCTCTCAGCATGTTCTTGAGAGCAATAGTTGATACCTTGTTGCTTAAGGTGTCGGCAGAACCACATAGAGCATTGCTCATCGCCGTACTGAGAAATCCGATTATCGTTTATCTACAAAACAGAATAATCATCAATTAATACACatacaaaccctaaatcgaacAGACTATACACGGATCACGATAAAAACCCTACATTCACAATACTTAAACTAAACACGGGATAATTTTGGATAATGGGATTGGGAAACCCTAGATCGGATCATATAATACCCTAGATACGGAATCGCGATCAAAACtcgaaacaaaaaacaaataattaagaaactGAGATCACCTTTGGAAGATTTGATGTCTTCTTAGAAATCTCTTCTCCGACGATTTCTGAGTGCTTTGAAAAGAGAAGACgggaaagagagataaggacatctccaaccccactctattttagagtcaaaattAATTGGCAATTAAGGGAAGAAACTAACAAAGATATATACAAACGACATTGTATTAGTAAAATTGTTCATatcctttataaattaatagataaGGCCCGCGTTATTACGcaggtaaaaattaaaaaaaaattattgaaaataattaagtagtaatatacatgcttttagattttatcttgtaacaatttaatattgaatatgaacctttcatattttatttaataccctctcagttccattatataaaagttttaaggctttttataatattttctcaaatttctatatacaatttttattaatataacaatttatgactatttgaactatgcactatattttcctattggttgaagttttataaatgacgtaatatttattatttattaatttttgtttttttatccaaaaactcttataggacAGGGAATACCATTTAAATGTTtataccatcataataaaccatattttaactttaatttatatttaatctgcatagaactaaatattttatatcaaacacaattaatacatcatatcaaatctatatcttagtaagaattgaaaatacaaataaaaattaacaaaatataattcgcaaaaaactgaatcaacattatttaagatatatttgttatgttgttatctcataagtactaattttacctcatgtcataatcaattttaaatgagtgaaatttataaaataaaaacatatataaagttatagagacattttcatcaaataactgaagcttcattcctataaattataatttatttcgaattatcttatgttttaacatatacattacaaaaatacatatgttgaaattataaaatcaaacataaaaaatagtACTAATATTCTtcaatgaatatttttaaaatgatatatatcaatatttgaaatgtttttaatctaaaataaattttatcgttagacattcagtttagtaatcacatttaactatcaatttcatcgtaaaaccataattcacttcttcatggattacagttaaaaaaaaatatgagcaTCATTtaagataatatgtatattggttagtattttaaatttaacaataaaaataatcagtaaaacaatcagttaacatccacaaaaattttgcaaatccaaaaatatccaaaatattattcttctatatgtcataatttcataagtaatacttttgtcaattttcatcaattaacaaaaattcattcgtaaaaactcattttttcaatttgtttttcaggtttctcatattactacatgcattaaaatctttaaaataaaacatgtaaagctatactaatacacatcatggattgaaattttttctttttaagttcattattctttcaaggttttgtgtacttacttacaataaaagtttatattacaacgataaatacaatttatatccgactaaagttatgttaaatatatttgttgattaatatacatgcttaataaattaaggttttattgaatttatataCTAGGAATATGACAACTTTATCTTTACTTGGACCAAATAAGTTCCATAatctttaatcaaaattaattgGCATAAGTTACAAACGACATTGTATTAGTAAATTGGTTCATATCCTTTATAAATTACTCTATGTCTAATTGTACTTACGATGTAGGATTTCTAACGGATTCCTTGGTGTTACCTTAATCAAATAGGTCAAGTGTGGTTAGTGGGAAAGAATCTTTGCAAATTGTTGAAAGGGAAGTGGCACACAAGAGAAACCGATAGGAGTTATTATTCCTTCATGATCACAAGTGAGATTGAGAGAATCTCACAAAGACAAATCATATCTTGTTGTACAGTGACATGTTTCAAGAATTGAGTTTTCACTGTTGACACACGCACACGGTCCGATCCATCAAACCAAGCCTGATCTCTTTTTCGTGGCTGCGAGAAATACCGTCAATCCAGAGAAGAATAAGCATATCTCTCTGCTTATTCCCCACCACTTTGGGCTACCTTACATCCACACCCTTCATCCTGAGCATGATTCTTGAACAAAATAATATGCTTAGAGCTTGAGAAAAAGTGGAAGCTTGgtccacaaaaaaaatataaaattctaaatcctCAGGCATAAActtgcaaatattttatataaacatgtgCGGATGTGCCATATATTCTCTAGCATCTGCAACAAAGAATTAAACATACGGTCCTCTTCAAATCAAAATGCTCATCTTGGTATCTAGGAGGAAAAAAGGGTAGGTGAATTGTGATATATTCAACTTTTGTTGGTCCTTCCTTTGCTAATAtcaattaaaagaagaaaacaaaatgttaatTTGGTTCACAATAAAGTCACTTTATTGTACTTGGGGAACCTTTTGGACAATCTTCTGTGATCTCGTCCTCTCTTTTTGAGTCTCAacattctttcttcttccagtGTTTGCTTATAAATAGCTTATGATTCAAGAAACTTAAGTCTCAGACAAAACCGAGCTTAATACTGTGGTatatacaacaagaaaaaaggaaggTTTAGTCTCATGCGTATTCAGTTTTAAATCTCTTTCTATCTACTAGGGAGAAGAAAAGGTagatttagtttcttcttcctcaagaaaCAAGCCCTAGATTGATTGAGACTTCTTCCTTCAAGAAACCATGGACAAAGTTGTGAGAATGTCGTCAGAGAAAGGAGTGGTTATTTTCAGCAAGAGCTCGTGTTGCCTGTCCTATGCTGTCCAAGTCCTCTTCCAGGATCTTGGGGTTCACCCGACGATCCATGAGATTGATAAGGACCCTGAATGCCGTGAGATCGAGAAAGCACTGATGAGGCTTGGCTGTTCCACGCCTGTCCCAGCCATCTTTGTGGGTGGGAAGCTCATTGGTTCGACCAATGAAGTCATGTCGCTACACCTAAGCGGCTCGCTGGTTCCGCTGGTTAAGCCGTTTCAGGCCAATCTATGTTAAACAAAAGGTGTTCTAACTTtctaaactacaaaaaaaaaaaaatgaatttcaataAGAAACACAATCGTATAGCCTATGCAACCTTTGTAATGTAGCTTTATAAATATTGTTTGTCTTGTAATTTCAGAAACTATCCAATAATAACAGACTAATTTCTACAACCAGAAGAAACACAACCGTATAGTTCTATGCAACCTTTGTAATGTAGCTTCATAAATACagtattgtttgttttgcaatttctgaatatccaataataacagACTAATTTCTACTAGCAGTTGGTAACTGTGTAGCTTTCATAGCACTATTTCAGTTTCAGGGGAATCATAGaacattctttttcttattctttttaaaataattaagggTAATAAATAACATTCGTTGCTAACACTTCAGAGCCCCCACCCAAAATAAAGAgtacaaaagtatatatatttctacaGATACAGAGCAATTACAGACGTTTTGTCTTGTTGTCTGATTCACAACAAGAACATatgagagttgttgttgttgttgttgtgtttcaTTTGAGCTCCAAGATTTTTGGGTTTGGAGAGTGAGAGTTATCTGATGAGGAAGACATTGAAGTGACATTAATGGGATATACCTCAGTCACTTCTTCAGTCTTCTCATCAAAGTAAACCACATCCTGCATTGTGAGCTGGTGATATTCGACTACTCCTCTCAGATAAAGGTTTTCGCGAGTGTATATCGAGTTCTCATGAGCT
This genomic window contains:
- the LOC104786599 gene encoding monothiol glutaredoxin-S9; this encodes MDKVVRMSSEKGVVIFSKSSCCLSYAVQVLFQDLGVHPTIHEIDKDPECREIEKALMRLGCSTPVPAIFVGGKLIGSTNEVMSLHLSGSLVPLVKPFQANLC